A section of the Hevea brasiliensis isolate MT/VB/25A 57/8 chromosome 17, ASM3005281v1, whole genome shotgun sequence genome encodes:
- the LOC110669576 gene encoding uncharacterized protein LOC110669576 translates to MAGGGKRRPNGNKGSRNDNSNSSKNKGRRRSNAVSSLSSSSGRISNSLFVEGGVLSDWPLSSSFPGRNPNSNSRSGLKLKAPSASKSGPRKSNGNAFGYNYPSVELQEGLHKELSVEDNDRDNDLDESQPILLVGSKENQIVAYLDETPPLKAHNTDITYGYNSSFVLGDNLHRGLGFYDESETTLDAVGSSSKQMEEQPEGSYSSFSDKEIEADGTIICEVGEEMVEEVSTEAFFPKKNSGFLSIGGIKLFTQDLSGGESDGELEDDEVSESSELGEPTGLSDSDVSDNMSESDSDIDEEVAEDYLDGIGGSDNMLDAKWLVENHLDGSNEDSSSSCGSFDETLEKLGGIALQDASREYGMRKSKSRKKYTVGARDPWPSGLDDLMLVKDPRTVSAKKKHIARMPLSWPLEAQKSKNSRNFPGAKKKHRKEMIAVKRRERMLRRGVDLEKINMKLEQIVLGEVDMFAFQPMHSRDCSQIQRLAAIYRLCSGCQGSGKKRFVTVSRTQHTSMPSPSDKLRLEKLIGAGNEDVDFTVNECSRAKSATAHRNRMNKPLDVQAWSKSSKNLANGQNGSASKRQGGKRCSYANQPLSFVSSGIMSEKVDYVTLDSKETETSENKVTISSAKVGAFEVHTKGFGSKMMAKMGFVEGGGLGKAGQGMAEPIEVIQRPKSLGLGANFPNTIDDSFENKPQSTGRYENHAKHKSLGAFEKHTKGFGSKMMARMGFVEGTGLGKNSQGIVNPLVAVRLPKSRGLGSKG, encoded by the exons GAAGGAACCCTAATTCGAATTCTAGGTCTGGTTTAAAACTAAAAGCACCGTCTGCTTCGAAAAGTGGACCTCGCAAATCCAATGGGAATGCCTTTGGTTATAACTACCCTTCTGTTGAGCTTCAG GAGGGTTTGCACAAAGAATTATCTGTCGAGGATAATGACAGAGATAATGATTTAGATGAATCACAACCCATTCTTTTGGTTGGTTCCAAGGAGAACCAGATAGTTGCTTACTTAGATGAAACACCACCTTTGAAGGCCCATAATACTGATATCACTTACGGTTACAATTCAAGTTTTGTGCTTGGTGATAACTTGCATAGAGGATTGGGGTTCTATGATGAATCTGAGACAACCCTGGATGCTGTTGGTTCATCATCAAAGCAAATGGAAGAACAGCCAGAAGGATCATATTCTTCATTCTCTGATAAAGAAATAGAAGCTGATGGGACTATTATTTGTGAGGTAGGTGAAGAAATGGTTGAAGAAGTGTCAACTGAGGCATTCTTTCCAAAGAAAAATTCAGGATTTTTGTCAATTGGAGGCATCAAATTATTCACCCAAGATCTTTCTGGTGGGGAAAGTGATGGAGAGTTAGAAGATGATGAAGTTTCTGAATCTTCTGAACTAGGGGAGCCGACTGGACTGTCTGATAGTGATGTCTCTGATAATATGTCTGAAAGTGATTCagatattgatgaagaagttgcAGAAGACTACTTAGATGGAATTGGTGGGAGTGACAACATGTTAGATGCCAAATGGTTGGTAGAAAATCATTTAGATGGCTCAAATGAGGATAGTTCTTCATCTTGTGGTTCCTTTGATGAGACTCTAGAGAAGTTGGGTGGTATAGCACTCCAGGATGCATCTAGGGAATATGGTATGAGGAAGTCTAAGTCAAGAAAGAAATATACTGTAGGTGCTAGAGATCCTTGGCCATCAGGTTTGGATGACCTTATGCTTGTAAAAGATCCAAGAACTGTTTCTGCCAAAAAGAAGCATATTGCTCGGATGCCTCTGTCTTGGCCTTTAGAGGCACAAAAGAGTAAAAATTCCAGAAATTTTCCAG GTGCAAAGAAGAAACACCGAAAGGAGATGATTGCTGTCAAACGTCGAGAAAGAATGCTGCGAAGGGGAGTTGATCTTGAGAAAATAAATATG AAATTGGAACAGATTGTTTTGGGTGAGGTGGACATGTTTGCTTTCCAACCTATGCATTCCCGAGATTGTTCCCAG ATACAACGATTAGCAGCAATTTACCGTTTGTGCAGTGGTTGCCAAGGTTCGGGTAAGAAAAG ATTTGTAACAGTGTCAAGAACTCAGCACACAAGCATGCCATCTCCAAGTGATAAACTTCGTCTAGAAAAG cTGATAGGAGCTGGAAATGAGGATGTCGATTTCACTGTTAATGAATGCTCAAGAGCAAAATCAGCAACCGCACACAGAAATAGGATGAATAAGCCACTGGATGTTCAAGCTTGGAGCAAATCATCAAAGAACTTGGCCAACGGCCAGAATGGCAGTGCATCCAAGAGACAGGGAGGGAAAAGGTGTTCATATGCTAATCAACCATTGTCATTTGTATCAAGTGGCATAATGTCTGAAAAAGTTGATTACGTGACATTGGACTCTAAAGAGACTGAAACTTCTGAAAATAAGGTTACAATCAGCTCAGCAAAAGTTGGTGCATTTGAGGTCCACACTAAGGGTTTTGGATCCAAGATGATGGCAAAAATGGGATTTGTAGAAGGTGGAGGTCTGGGAAAAGCTGGTCAAGGTATGGCAGAGCCCATCGAAGTGATCCAAAGGCCTAAATCACTTGGTTTGGGTGCCAACTTCCCTAACACTATTGATGACTCTTTTGAGAATAAACCTCAAAGCACTGGAAGGTATGAAAACCATGCTAAACATAAAAGCTTGGGAGCTTTTGAAAAGCATACCAAAGGTTTTGGCTCAAAGATGATGGCAAGGATGGGCTTTGTCGAAGGCACAGGTTTGGGCAAAAATTCTCAAGGCATTGTCAACCCTTTAGTTGCTGTTAGGCTCCCAAAATCACGTGGATTGGGTTCAAAAGGTTAG